From the Streptomyces pluripotens genome, one window contains:
- a CDS encoding NuoB/complex I 20 kDa subunit family protein, whose amino-acid sequence MGLEEKLPSGFLLTTVEQAAGWVRKASVFPATFGLACCAFELMATGAGRYDLARFGMEVFRGSPRQADLMIVAGRVSQKMAPVLRQVYDQMPNPKWVISMGVCASSGGMFNNYAIVQGVDHIVPVDIYLPGCPPRPEMLMDAILKLHHKIQTSKLGVNAEEAAREAEEAALKALPTIEMKGLLR is encoded by the coding sequence ATGGGACTCGAAGAGAAACTGCCGAGCGGATTCCTGCTGACCACCGTCGAACAGGCCGCGGGCTGGGTGCGGAAGGCGTCCGTCTTCCCCGCGACCTTCGGCCTCGCCTGTTGTGCCTTCGAACTGATGGCGACGGGGGCGGGCAGGTACGACCTGGCGCGGTTCGGCATGGAGGTCTTCCGCGGATCACCGCGCCAGGCCGACCTGATGATCGTCGCGGGCCGGGTCAGCCAGAAGATGGCGCCCGTCCTGCGGCAGGTCTACGACCAGATGCCCAACCCGAAATGGGTGATTTCCATGGGTGTCTGCGCCTCCTCGGGAGGCATGTTCAACAACTACGCGATCGTCCAGGGCGTCGACCACATCGTTCCCGTCGACATCTACCTTCCGGGCTGCCCGCCACGTCCCGAAATGCTGATGGACGCGATCCTCAAGCTGCACCACAAGATCCAGACCTCGAAGCTCGGGGTCAACGCGGAGGAAGCGGCCCGTGAGGCCGAGGAGGCTGCGCTCAAGGCCCTGCCGACGATCGAGATGAAGGGGCTGCTGAGGTGA
- a CDS encoding NADH-quinone oxidoreductase subunit A produces MNAYAPILVLGALGAGFAIFSVVMATLIGPKRYNRAKLEAYECGIEPTPTPAGGGRFPVKYYLTAMLFIVFDIEIVFLYPWAVTFDALGIFGLVEMLLFVLTVFVAYAYVWRRGGLEWD; encoded by the coding sequence GTGAACGCGTATGCGCCCATCCTCGTACTGGGAGCCCTCGGGGCAGGCTTTGCGATCTTCTCCGTGGTCATGGCCACGCTGATCGGTCCGAAGCGGTACAACCGCGCCAAGCTCGAAGCCTACGAGTGCGGCATCGAGCCGACCCCCACGCCGGCCGGCGGCGGGCGCTTCCCCGTCAAGTACTACCTGACGGCGATGCTCTTCATCGTCTTCGACATCGAGATCGTCTTCCTCTATCCCTGGGCCGTCACCTTCGACGCCCTGGGGATCTTCGGGCTCGTGGAGATGCTGCTCTTCGTGCTCACCGTCTTCGTCGCGTACGCGTACGTATGGCGGCGCGGCGGCCTGGAATGGGACTGA
- a CDS encoding C40 family peptidase, protein MSHTAHIRSHRKPRRSASTLAVRAGVTGGVLGSLAVAGASGSANAAEPVTQTLELPTLTADLAAQAARSADATEQAAANYQLQAERDAAAAKAAKQAKADLAEAKKKATEAKKKAEEAARKEAAARASRSAQRTTLSTTANTSTSTSTSAGTSTHTSAPTSTSTATGSAAAVISFVKAQLGKAYVSGATGPSAYDCSGLVQTAFKQVGITLPRVSQNQSTAGHQVSLSNLQPGDILYWGSAGSAYHVAVYIGGGMFIGAQNPSSGVVEHPLSYDPPTGAVRVL, encoded by the coding sequence ATGTCCCACACCGCTCACATACGCAGCCACCGGAAGCCCCGCCGCAGCGCGTCGACCCTCGCCGTGCGGGCCGGAGTCACCGGCGGCGTGCTCGGCTCCCTGGCCGTCGCCGGTGCGTCCGGTTCGGCGAACGCTGCCGAGCCGGTGACGCAGACCCTTGAACTGCCCACCCTGACGGCCGACCTGGCCGCGCAGGCGGCCAGGTCGGCGGACGCCACTGAGCAGGCCGCCGCGAACTACCAGCTCCAGGCCGAGCGTGACGCGGCTGCCGCAAAGGCCGCGAAGCAGGCCAAGGCAGACCTCGCGGAGGCCAAGAAGAAGGCGACGGAGGCCAAGAAGAAGGCCGAGGAGGCCGCCCGCAAGGAGGCCGCCGCACGCGCTTCGCGCAGCGCACAGCGGACGACGCTCTCCACCACGGCGAACACCTCCACCAGCACCAGCACGTCCGCCGGCACCTCCACCCACACCTCCGCGCCCACCAGCACCTCCACGGCCACCGGTTCCGCCGCGGCCGTCATCAGCTTCGTCAAGGCGCAGCTGGGCAAGGCCTACGTGTCCGGTGCCACCGGCCCCTCCGCCTACGACTGCTCCGGCCTGGTGCAGACGGCGTTCAAGCAGGTCGGCATCACCCTGCCGCGGGTCTCCCAGAACCAGTCGACCGCCGGCCACCAGGTCTCGCTGAGCAACCTGCAGCCGGGCGACATCCTGTACTGGGGCAGCGCGGGCAGCGCGTACCACGTGGCGGTGTACATCGGCGGCGGTATGTTCATCGGAGCGCAGAACCCGTCCAGCGGTGTCGTCGAGCACCCGCTGTCGTACGACCCGCCGACCGGCGCCGTGCGGGTGCTCTGA
- a CDS encoding geranylgeranyl reductase family protein, translated as MTEPLSGHTADVIVVGAGPAGSTTAYHLAKAGLDVLLLEKTEFPREKVCGDGLTPRAVKQLVAMGIDVSEEAGWLRNKGLRIIGGGVRLQLDWPELASFPDYGLVRKRDDFDEQLARQAQKAGARLYERCNVGAPVVDERTGRITGVNARIGEEKRAVTFHAPLVVAADGNSTRLSLAMGLHRREDRPMGVAVRTYFTSPRHEDDYLESWLELWDRRGPQDRLLPGYGWIFGMGDGTSNVGLGVLNTSAAFKELDWREVLKAWCASMPQDWGYTPENMTGPIRGAALPMAFNRQPHYTRGLLLVGDAGGLVNPFNGEGIAYAMESGQIASDVIVQAHARATPAQREIALQRYPRILKDTYGGYYTLGRAFVKLIGNPKIMQIAAQRGLTHPMLMKFTLKLLANLTDPTGGDAMDRIINGLSKVTPKA; from the coding sequence GTGACCGAGCCCCTCTCCGGCCACACCGCCGATGTGATCGTCGTGGGTGCGGGGCCAGCCGGCTCCACGACCGCGTACCACCTCGCCAAGGCCGGTCTAGACGTCCTGCTCCTGGAGAAGACCGAGTTCCCGCGCGAGAAGGTCTGCGGGGACGGTCTCACCCCGCGCGCGGTCAAGCAGCTCGTCGCCATGGGCATCGACGTCTCCGAGGAGGCCGGCTGGCTGCGCAACAAGGGCCTGCGCATCATCGGCGGTGGCGTCCGCCTCCAGCTGGACTGGCCGGAACTCGCCTCCTTCCCGGACTACGGCCTGGTCCGCAAGCGCGACGACTTCGACGAGCAGTTGGCCCGCCAGGCCCAGAAGGCGGGCGCCCGGTTGTACGAACGCTGCAACGTGGGCGCTCCGGTCGTCGACGAACGCACCGGCCGGATCACCGGCGTGAACGCCAGGATCGGCGAGGAGAAGCGCGCGGTCACCTTCCACGCGCCGCTCGTCGTCGCGGCCGACGGCAACTCCACCCGCCTGTCCCTCGCGATGGGCCTGCACCGCCGCGAGGACCGCCCGATGGGCGTTGCGGTGCGGACCTACTTCACCTCCCCGCGCCACGAGGACGACTACCTGGAGTCCTGGCTGGAACTATGGGACCGGCGCGGCCCCCAGGACCGCCTGCTGCCCGGCTACGGCTGGATCTTCGGCATGGGTGACGGCACCTCCAACGTCGGCCTCGGCGTGCTCAACACCTCCGCCGCCTTCAAGGAACTGGACTGGCGCGAGGTCCTCAAGGCTTGGTGCGCGTCCATGCCGCAGGACTGGGGCTACACCCCGGAGAACATGACCGGCCCCATCCGCGGCGCCGCTCTCCCCATGGCCTTCAACCGTCAGCCGCACTACACGCGAGGTCTGCTGCTGGTCGGTGACGCCGGCGGTCTGGTGAACCCCTTCAACGGCGAGGGCATCGCCTACGCCATGGAGTCCGGCCAGATCGCCTCCGACGTCATCGTGCAGGCCCATGCGCGGGCCACGCCTGCCCAGCGCGAGATTGCCCTGCAGCGCTACCCCCGGATCCTCAAGGACACCTACGGCGGCTATTACACCCTCGGCCGGGCCTTCGTGAAGCTCATCGGCAATCCGAAGATCATGCAGATCGCCGCCCAGCGCGGCCTCACCCACCCGATGCTGATGAAGTTCACCCTGAAGCTGCTCGCCAACCTCACCGATCCCACGGGCGGCGACGCGATGGACCGCATCATCAACGGCCTGAGCAAGGTGACTCCGAAGGCGTGA
- a CDS encoding GNAT family N-acetyltransferase: MNGPLPVVRLRVPTHEDAVAWHRAFDDPEVMEFQGGRPAALSVYEELTARQRRHDAERGFCLWTLLDESGGVIGFTGAQPWRPNWGPVGEIEIGWRLGRAHWGKGYVTAAARKTLERVRAAGVPNVVAMVRPGNERSIAVTRRLGMEPAETYTRPPLDEPVRCFRLLLEHAR; encoded by the coding sequence GTGAACGGACCTCTCCCCGTAGTACGGCTGCGCGTTCCCACCCATGAGGACGCGGTCGCCTGGCACCGGGCCTTCGACGACCCCGAGGTGATGGAGTTCCAGGGCGGCAGACCGGCGGCGCTGTCGGTCTACGAGGAACTCACCGCGCGCCAGCGGCGGCACGACGCGGAGCGCGGTTTCTGTTTGTGGACCCTGCTGGACGAGTCGGGTGGGGTCATCGGCTTCACCGGCGCCCAACCTTGGCGGCCCAACTGGGGCCCGGTCGGCGAGATAGAGATCGGCTGGCGGCTCGGCCGGGCGCACTGGGGCAAGGGGTACGTCACGGCGGCTGCACGGAAAACACTGGAACGGGTACGGGCGGCCGGCGTCCCGAATGTGGTGGCGATGGTGCGACCGGGCAACGAGCGGTCGATCGCTGTGACCCGGCGGCTCGGCATGGAGCCTGCGGAGACCTACACACGTCCCCCGCTGGACGAGCCGGTGCGCTGTTTCCGCCTCCTTCTCGAACACGCACGGTAA
- a CDS encoding PASTA domain-containing protein, protein MRITPETPEVRVPRLVGLMAVDARETARARGLLLHAPDRPDFHRTVVDYVVRQYPQPGAEVPPDSMVYVWFDFGEGEGGGGVREPRIPRPPTGGMQRELGEPGDAFETINQ, encoded by the coding sequence GTGCGTATAACACCCGAAACACCCGAAGTGCGCGTTCCACGCCTGGTCGGTCTGATGGCTGTGGATGCGCGCGAAACAGCCCGGGCGCGGGGCCTGCTCCTCCACGCACCGGACCGCCCGGACTTCCACCGCACCGTGGTCGACTACGTCGTACGCCAGTATCCGCAGCCCGGCGCCGAGGTGCCGCCGGACTCGATGGTCTACGTGTGGTTCGACTTCGGCGAGGGAGAGGGCGGCGGAGGCGTGCGTGAACCACGCATCCCACGACCGCCCACGGGCGGGATGCAGCGTGAACTGGGCGAGCCCGGGGACGCCTTCGAGACGATCAACCAGTGA
- a CDS encoding demethylmenaquinone methyltransferase — MTRASLDKQPHEVASMFDNVAERYDLTNDVLSLGQDRRWRKEVARAVDARPAQKILDLAAGTATSSLPFAQTGAYVVPCDFSLGMLQVGKRKHTWLPFTAGDATKLPFRDDTFDAVTISFGLRNVQDTDAALREMHRVTRPGGRVVICEFSHPAWAPFRTVYTEYLMRALPPVARAVSSNPDAYVYLAESIRAWPDQPALAERLRKAGWSKVAWRNLTGGVVALHRGFKEG; from the coding sequence GTGACCCGCGCATCCCTGGACAAGCAGCCGCACGAAGTCGCCTCGATGTTCGACAACGTGGCGGAACGGTACGACCTGACCAACGACGTGCTGTCGCTGGGGCAGGACCGGCGCTGGCGCAAGGAGGTGGCGAGGGCGGTTGACGCGCGTCCCGCGCAGAAGATCCTGGATCTCGCGGCCGGTACGGCCACCTCCTCGCTGCCCTTCGCGCAGACCGGCGCGTACGTCGTCCCCTGCGACTTCTCCCTCGGAATGCTGCAGGTCGGCAAGCGGAAGCACACCTGGTTGCCGTTCACGGCGGGCGACGCGACGAAGCTGCCGTTCAGGGACGACACCTTCGATGCCGTGACGATCTCCTTCGGGCTGCGCAACGTGCAGGACACGGACGCGGCCCTGCGGGAGATGCACCGGGTGACCCGGCCCGGGGGGCGCGTGGTGATCTGCGAGTTCTCGCACCCGGCCTGGGCGCCCTTCCGGACGGTCTACACGGAGTACCTGATGCGGGCGCTGCCGCCGGTGGCGCGCGCGGTGTCCTCGAACCCGGACGCGTACGTCTACCTCGCCGAGTCCATCCGGGCCTGGCCCGACCAGCCCGCCCTCGCCGAACGGTTGCGCAAGGCGGGCTGGTCCAAGGTGGCCTGGCGCAACCTCACCGGCGGCGTGGTCGCGCTGCACCGGGGCTTCAAGGAGGGCTGA
- the mqnC gene encoding cyclic dehypoxanthinyl futalosine synthase translates to MTEKADLQSVLDRAAAGGRITPEEALDLYRDAPLHALGAAADAVRRRKYAGTEHIATYIIERNINYTNVCVTACKFCAFYAAPKDTAKGWTRDLDDILRRCAETVELGGTQIMFQGGHHPDYGVEYYEKHFRAIKEAFPQLVIHSLGASEVEHMARISGVSVEEAITRIHEAGLDSFAGAGAELLPERPRKAIAPLKESGERWLEIMEIAHGLGVESTSTMLMGTGETNAERIEHLRMIRDVQDRTGGFRAFIPYTYQPENNHLKGRTQATLFEYLRMIAIARLFLDNVQHIQGSWLTTGKEVGQLSLHYGADDLGSIMLEENVVSSAGAKHRSNRLEIIDLIRRAGRVPAQRATTYEHLVVHDDPANDPADDRVVSHISSTAIEGGTAHPELKLLASN, encoded by the coding sequence GTGACCGAGAAGGCCGACCTCCAGTCCGTCCTCGACCGTGCTGCCGCCGGTGGGCGGATCACCCCCGAGGAGGCGCTCGACCTCTACCGGGACGCCCCGCTGCACGCGCTGGGCGCCGCCGCCGACGCCGTACGCCGTCGCAAGTACGCCGGCACCGAGCACATTGCGACGTACATCATCGAGCGCAACATCAACTACACCAACGTGTGTGTCACGGCGTGCAAGTTCTGCGCCTTCTACGCGGCTCCCAAGGACACCGCGAAGGGCTGGACCCGCGACCTCGACGACATCCTGCGCCGTTGCGCGGAGACGGTCGAGCTGGGCGGTACCCAGATCATGTTCCAGGGCGGGCACCACCCGGACTACGGCGTCGAGTACTACGAGAAGCACTTCCGCGCCATCAAGGAGGCCTTCCCGCAGCTGGTGATCCACTCGCTGGGCGCCTCCGAGGTCGAGCACATGGCCCGGATCAGTGGGGTGTCCGTCGAGGAGGCGATCACCCGGATCCACGAGGCGGGCCTCGACTCCTTCGCCGGCGCCGGCGCGGAACTGCTCCCCGAGCGCCCCCGCAAGGCCATCGCGCCCCTGAAGGAGTCCGGCGAGCGCTGGCTGGAGATCATGGAGATCGCGCACGGGCTGGGCGTGGAGTCCACCTCGACCATGCTGATGGGCACCGGGGAGACGAACGCCGAGCGGATCGAGCACCTGCGGATGATCCGCGACGTGCAGGACCGTACGGGCGGCTTCCGCGCGTTCATCCCGTACACCTACCAGCCCGAGAACAACCACTTGAAGGGCCGTACCCAGGCGACCCTCTTCGAGTACCTGCGGATGATCGCGATCGCCCGCCTCTTCCTGGACAACGTCCAGCACATCCAGGGTTCGTGGCTCACCACGGGCAAGGAGGTCGGCCAACTGTCGCTGCACTACGGCGCGGACGACCTCGGTTCGATCATGCTGGAGGAGAACGTGGTCTCCTCGGCCGGTGCCAAGCACCGGTCCAACCGCCTGGAGATCATCGACCTCATCAGGAGGGCGGGCCGGGTCCCCGCGCAGCGCGCCACGACCTACGAGCACCTGGTCGTGCACGACGACCCGGCGAACGACCCCGCCGACGACCGTGTGGTCTCCCACATCTCCTCAACGGCGATCGAGGGTGGCACGGCCCACCCCGAGCTGAAGCTGCTGGCCTCCAACTGA
- a CDS encoding prepilin peptidase, translated as MSDELLWAAAALWGAVAGALLPRAAYRFAVPAGEGWRDRCPRGHALRGWFGPARCGQCAPGGSGEAASPGAQGTSGADGPPYVPSAPLLSAVTALVCVALAAATGTRPELAVWLLLAPVGVVLAVVDFRVQRLPDPLTLPLAAAALVLLGLVALLPEHAGHWLTGLYGALALGTGYFALFLINPGGMGFGDVKLAVGMGAVLGWYGWPTVLLGTFAGFLFGALYGGVLVVVRRAGRKTAIPFGPFLMAGAYTGLLLGAYAA; from the coding sequence ATGAGCGACGAGCTGCTGTGGGCCGCCGCCGCGCTGTGGGGCGCCGTGGCGGGAGCACTGCTCCCCAGGGCCGCCTACCGCTTCGCGGTCCCGGCGGGGGAGGGATGGCGCGACCGGTGCCCGCGGGGACACGCGCTCCGGGGCTGGTTCGGACCGGCGCGCTGCGGTCAGTGCGCACCCGGTGGCTCGGGGGAAGCCGCGTCGCCGGGTGCGCAGGGGACGTCCGGTGCGGACGGGCCGCCGTATGTCCCCTCCGCCCCACTCCTCTCCGCGGTGACCGCACTGGTCTGTGTCGCTTTGGCCGCAGCCACCGGTACCCGCCCCGAGCTGGCGGTCTGGCTGCTGCTCGCCCCGGTCGGTGTGGTGCTGGCAGTCGTGGACTTCCGGGTGCAGCGCCTACCCGACCCGCTGACCCTGCCCCTCGCGGCCGCCGCGCTCGTCCTGCTGGGCCTCGTCGCGCTGCTGCCCGAGCACGCTGGCCACTGGCTCACCGGGCTGTACGGCGCCCTGGCCCTCGGTACCGGCTATTTCGCGCTGTTCCTCATCAATCCGGGTGGAATGGGTTTCGGCGACGTGAAACTGGCCGTGGGGATGGGCGCCGTGCTCGGCTGGTACGGCTGGCCGACCGTGCTGCTCGGCACCTTCGCCGGGTTCCTGTTCGGCGCGCTCTACGGCGGTGTGCTCGTCGTCGTCCGGCGGGCCGGGCGCAAGACGGCCATCCCGTTCGGCCCGTTCCTCATGGCGGGCGCCTACACCGGGCTGCTGCTCGGCGCCTACGCGGCCTGA
- a CDS encoding alpha/beta hydrolase, whose product MATCVNPLKPDHISAGPMTLIDHRSGATRVGDAFTHSGRKADDVIFAGAPGVTVGKASDLHLDPHHV is encoded by the coding sequence TTGGCGACGTGTGTCAACCCTCTGAAACCCGATCACATCAGTGCTGGGCCTATGACACTCATCGACCACCGCTCTGGTGCGACCAGGGTCGGCGACGCCTTCACGCATTCGGGAAGGAAAGCTGACGACGTCATCTTCGCAGGGGCGCCTGGGGTCACGGTCGGCAAGGCTTCCGATCTTCATCTCGATCCCCATCACGTCTAG
- a CDS encoding menaquinone biosynthetic enzyme MqnA/MqnD family protein, with the protein MDNSRTRPRVGHIQFLNCLPLYWGLARTGTLLDFELTKDTPERLSEQLVRGGLDIGPITLVEFLRNADDLVAFPDIAVGCDGPVMSCVIVSQVPLDQLDGARVALGSTSRTSVRLAQLLLADRYEVQPSYYTCPPDLSLMMQEAEAAVLIGDAALRANLHDGPRYGLQVYDLGTLWKEWTGLPFVFAVWAARRDYAEREPLITRKVHEAFLASRNLSLEEVSKVAEQAARWEAFDEAALERYFTTLDFSFGPPQLAAVAEFARRVGPTTGFPADVKVDLLQP; encoded by the coding sequence GTGGACAATTCTCGCACCCGGCCGCGCGTCGGCCACATCCAGTTCCTGAACTGCCTGCCCCTCTACTGGGGGCTCGCGAGAACCGGCACGCTCCTCGACTTCGAGCTGACCAAGGACACCCCGGAGAGGCTCAGCGAGCAGCTCGTGCGCGGCGGTCTCGACATCGGGCCCATCACCCTCGTCGAGTTCCTGCGCAACGCCGACGACCTGGTTGCCTTCCCAGACATCGCCGTCGGCTGCGACGGTCCCGTGATGTCCTGCGTGATCGTCTCCCAGGTACCCCTCGACCAGCTGGACGGCGCCCGGGTCGCCCTCGGCTCGACCTCCCGCACGTCGGTCCGGCTCGCCCAGCTCCTGCTCGCCGACCGGTACGAGGTCCAGCCCTCTTACTACACCTGCCCGCCCGACCTCAGCCTGATGATGCAGGAGGCGGAGGCCGCCGTCCTCATCGGCGACGCCGCGCTGCGCGCCAACCTCCACGACGGACCGCGCTATGGCCTCCAGGTGTACGACCTCGGCACGCTCTGGAAGGAGTGGACCGGCTTGCCGTTCGTCTTCGCAGTGTGGGCGGCCCGTCGGGACTACGCGGAACGCGAGCCGCTCATCACCCGCAAGGTCCACGAGGCCTTCCTCGCCTCCCGCAACCTCTCCCTGGAGGAGGTCAGCAAGGTCGCCGAACAGGCGGCCCGCTGGGAGGCCTTCGACGAGGCGGCCCTGGAGCGGTACTTCACCACCCTCGACTTCAGCTTCGGTCCGCCGCAGCTGGCGGCCGTCGCCGAGTTCGCCCGCCGGGTGGGTCCGACGACGGGCTTCCCGGCGGACGTGAAGGTGGATCTGCTACAGCCGTAG
- a CDS encoding cold-shock protein, which yields MATGTVKWFNAEKGFGFIAQEGGGPDVFVHYSAINATGFRSLEENQQVSFDVTQGPKGPQAENVTPV from the coding sequence ATGGCTACCGGAACCGTTAAGTGGTTCAACGCCGAAAAGGGCTTTGGCTTCATCGCCCAGGAGGGCGGCGGCCCCGACGTCTTCGTTCACTACTCCGCGATCAACGCCACCGGCTTCCGCTCCCTTGAGGAGAACCAGCAGGTGAGCTTCGACGTGACCCAGGGTCCGAAGGGCCCGCAGGCGGAGAACGTCACCCCCGTCTGA
- a CDS encoding class I SAM-dependent methyltransferase yields the protein MIETEDSLTATRTFYDAVADDYAEHFRDVIVRTPLERALLVAYAELVGPGGTVVDLGCGPGRVAAYLASLGLNVFGLDLSESMLAVARREHPELRFAQGSMLDLPLTDGSLAGVVSWYSSIHTPLEELPALFAGFHRVLAPSGHLLLAFQVGERPRRHDRPWGHPVALDFHRRRPEQMAELLGEAGFALRSSTVREPDEALAESVPQAFLLARKEG from the coding sequence GTGATCGAGACCGAGGACTCCCTGACCGCCACCCGCACCTTCTACGACGCCGTCGCCGACGACTACGCCGAGCACTTCCGGGACGTGATCGTCCGCACACCGCTGGAGCGGGCACTCCTCGTCGCTTACGCCGAGTTGGTCGGACCCGGCGGGACCGTGGTCGACCTCGGCTGCGGCCCCGGCCGGGTCGCCGCCTACCTGGCGTCCCTCGGTCTGAACGTGTTCGGGCTCGACCTGTCCGAGTCCATGCTCGCGGTCGCCCGCCGCGAACACCCGGAGCTGCGCTTCGCACAGGGTTCGATGCTGGACCTCCCCCTGACCGACGGTTCGCTCGCAGGTGTCGTCTCCTGGTACTCCAGCATCCACACGCCCCTGGAGGAGCTCCCCGCCCTCTTCGCCGGATTCCACCGCGTACTGGCTCCAAGCGGCCACCTCCTGCTGGCCTTCCAGGTGGGTGAGCGGCCCCGCCGCCACGACCGCCCGTGGGGGCACCCGGTGGCACTCGACTTCCACCGGCGGCGCCCCGAACAGATGGCGGAGCTGCTGGGCGAGGCCGGATTCGCGCTGCGCTCCAGCACCGTACGCGAGCCGGACGAGGCGCTGGCGGAGTCAGTCCCGCAGGCCTTCCTGCTGGCTCGGAAGGAAGGCTGA
- a CDS encoding LysR family transcriptional regulator translates to MTLDDLRVFVAVCRAGSLSSVARNLGCTQSAVSQHVKRLERETGVALLERQPRGVAPTQAGRVLEAAAAEGISGLDHAVRHLRDLIDGHSGHVRVATGATTVRHFMADAVVTFRSRHPKVNLDFRTVSSGRGTFDALADGTLDLAWITLGAPVRGIEQRMVVELPWVLAVRADDPLAGRPVLDAAELGDVRLVRLPPNSASAAHLDTACAELGVRFSYDTSVADWDTALMLAELGVGRAVVPAVPGLPVPGEGELRLVPLPGLRSLPVGWAVRRWEALSPPARAFADTVVECRAAASPSAFLPSQQEGLRD, encoded by the coding sequence GTGACCCTGGACGACCTCCGTGTGTTCGTGGCCGTGTGCCGGGCCGGAAGCCTCAGTTCCGTGGCCCGGAACCTCGGCTGTACCCAGTCCGCCGTCAGCCAGCACGTCAAGCGGCTGGAGCGGGAGACGGGCGTGGCCCTGCTGGAGCGCCAACCGCGCGGGGTTGCACCCACCCAGGCCGGCCGGGTACTGGAAGCAGCCGCGGCCGAGGGGATCTCCGGCCTCGACCACGCCGTACGGCACCTGCGCGACCTGATCGACGGGCACAGCGGACACGTTCGCGTCGCCACCGGTGCCACCACGGTCCGTCACTTCATGGCCGACGCCGTCGTCACCTTCCGCAGCCGCCACCCCAAGGTCAACCTCGACTTCCGCACGGTCAGTTCGGGGCGCGGCACCTTCGACGCCCTGGCTGACGGCACCCTCGACCTCGCCTGGATCACGCTCGGCGCGCCGGTCCGGGGCATCGAGCAGCGGATGGTGGTGGAGCTGCCCTGGGTGCTTGCCGTGCGTGCCGACGACCCCTTGGCCGGACGGCCCGTCCTAGACGCCGCCGAGCTGGGCGACGTACGGCTCGTCCGGCTTCCCCCCAACTCAGCTTCCGCGGCCCACCTGGACACCGCCTGCGCGGAATTGGGCGTCCGGTTCAGTTACGACACCAGTGTCGCCGACTGGGACACGGCCCTGATGCTCGCCGAGCTGGGGGTGGGGCGGGCCGTCGTTCCCGCCGTTCCCGGGCTGCCGGTGCCGGGGGAGGGCGAACTGCGTCTCGTCCCCCTCCCCGGCCTGCGGTCTCTCCCCGTCGGCTGGGCCGTCCGCCGCTGGGAGGCACTCAGCCCTCCCGCCCGGGCTTTCGCGGACACGGTCGTGGAGTGCCGGGCCGCCGCCAGCCCTTCAGCCTTCCTTCCGAGCCAGCAGGAAGGCCTGCGGGACTGA